One genomic window of Leptospira paudalimensis includes the following:
- the clpA gene encoding ATP-dependent Clp protease ATP-binding subunit ClpA — translation MNFSTDLEKTLELAQKEATKYHHEFVTLEHLLYGLTFNEKTKDVLVNVGCDLDLLRKELLAYFEEDLSSISVPNLKIQPKYTVGVQFVIQFAAFHVQNSGKEEVDGNNVLVALFREEDSQACYLLAKQDIKRLDVIKYISHGFKKDIDSNEPDFTSDEESFEEETEGKSKQSALEKFCVNLTEKAKSGTLDPCIGRETEIQRTIHILSRRRKNNPIFVGEAGVGKTSIVEGLAERVVQGKVPKSLLGLEIYSLDMGLVMAGTKFRGEFEERLKAILQELVGKPEKVIFIDEIHTIVGAGAVSGGSLDASNLMKPALANGELKCIGTTTFKEYKSIFEKDHALSRRFQKIEVVEPSREDAIQILNGLKAKYESFHGVHYSQKAIEACVDLSTLHLRDRFLPDKAIDLLDEAGAFVKLRDENKEKTKKTVGVFEIESLVAKIAKIPEKTVKADDKKKLESLDAEIKTIVFGQDHAIDQIVDAIHYSRSGLGDEGKPIGSFLFVGPTGVGKTEVAKTLADKMGIQFLRFDMSEYMEKHSVSRLIGSPPGYVGYDQGGQLTDAIAKTPHCVLLFDEIEKAHEDIYNILLQVMDHATLTDSTGKKADFKNVILILTTNTGAQESSKPLLGFDSDRYDDRSLKAIERTFTPEFRNRLTAVIEFNSLSISIVELVVKRMFQTLQNKAKEKGIQLDITEKAVRYLAETGYDRAMGARPIQRIINSEIGKPLSKKLLFHKDKVKAFLVDLQEKRGKPNLEIVEVES, via the coding sequence AAACAAAAGATGTCCTTGTAAATGTGGGATGTGATTTGGATTTACTTCGGAAGGAGTTACTTGCATACTTTGAAGAGGATTTATCTTCTATCTCTGTTCCAAATTTAAAAATCCAACCAAAATACACTGTTGGAGTTCAGTTTGTCATCCAATTCGCTGCCTTTCATGTCCAAAATTCTGGTAAGGAAGAAGTGGATGGAAATAATGTTTTGGTTGCTCTATTTCGGGAAGAAGATAGCCAAGCTTGTTATCTGTTAGCAAAACAAGATATCAAACGATTGGATGTGATCAAATACATCTCCCATGGTTTCAAAAAAGATATCGATTCAAATGAACCCGATTTTACGTCCGATGAAGAATCCTTCGAAGAAGAAACGGAAGGTAAATCAAAACAGTCTGCTTTGGAAAAATTCTGTGTGAATTTGACCGAAAAAGCAAAATCAGGAACTTTAGACCCTTGCATTGGAAGGGAAACTGAAATCCAAAGGACAATCCATATCCTTTCTAGACGAAGGAAAAATAACCCAATTTTTGTAGGAGAAGCTGGTGTTGGGAAAACATCGATTGTCGAAGGCCTTGCAGAAAGAGTCGTACAAGGAAAAGTTCCAAAAAGTTTGTTAGGATTGGAAATTTATTCTTTGGATATGGGACTGGTTATGGCAGGAACCAAATTCCGAGGAGAGTTTGAAGAACGTTTAAAGGCAATTTTACAAGAGTTAGTGGGAAAGCCTGAGAAGGTCATTTTTATCGATGAAATCCATACCATTGTCGGTGCAGGAGCAGTGTCTGGTGGGAGTCTTGATGCTTCCAATCTGATGAAACCAGCCCTTGCCAATGGTGAACTTAAGTGTATAGGAACCACCACTTTTAAAGAATACAAATCTATATTTGAAAAGGACCATGCATTATCGCGAAGGTTTCAAAAAATTGAAGTAGTGGAACCTTCCAGAGAAGACGCCATACAGATATTAAATGGTCTTAAAGCAAAATATGAATCCTTTCATGGTGTCCATTACAGCCAAAAAGCCATCGAAGCATGTGTGGATTTGTCTACCTTACACTTACGTGATCGTTTTTTGCCAGACAAAGCCATTGACCTTTTGGATGAAGCAGGAGCCTTTGTAAAGTTACGTGACGAAAACAAAGAGAAAACAAAAAAGACTGTTGGTGTCTTTGAAATCGAATCCTTGGTTGCTAAAATCGCGAAGATCCCGGAAAAAACAGTAAAGGCTGATGATAAAAAGAAATTAGAATCTTTGGATGCCGAAATCAAAACCATTGTTTTTGGGCAAGACCATGCCATCGATCAAATTGTAGATGCCATTCACTATTCACGTTCAGGACTTGGGGATGAAGGAAAACCAATTGGCAGTTTTTTATTTGTAGGTCCTACTGGAGTTGGGAAAACGGAAGTTGCAAAAACTCTGGCAGATAAAATGGGAATTCAATTTCTCCGTTTTGATATGAGTGAGTATATGGAAAAACATTCTGTATCACGACTCATTGGTAGTCCTCCGGGTTATGTAGGTTATGACCAAGGGGGGCAACTCACAGATGCGATTGCGAAAACTCCACACTGTGTGCTTCTTTTTGATGAAATTGAAAAAGCCCATGAAGATATTTACAACATCCTTTTACAAGTGATGGACCATGCTACTTTAACAGATAGCACAGGGAAAAAGGCAGATTTCAAAAACGTAATCCTAATTTTGACAACAAATACCGGTGCCCAGGAAAGTTCTAAACCTCTTCTTGGTTTTGATTCGGATCGTTATGACGATCGATCTTTGAAAGCAATCGAAAGGACATTTACTCCTGAATTTCGTAACCGTTTAACAGCTGTCATTGAATTCAATTCCTTATCCATTTCAATTGTAGAACTAGTTGTCAAACGCATGTTCCAAACCTTACAAAACAAGGCAAAAGAGAAGGGAATCCAATTGGATATTACAGAGAAAGCCGTGAGGTATTTAGCAGAAACTGGGTATGATAGGGCAATGGGAGCAAGACCCATCCAAAGGATCATCAATTCAGAAATAGGAAAACCATTATCGAAAAAACTACTTTTTCATAAAGACAAGGTGAAGGCATTTTTGGTGGACTTACAAGAGAAACGTGGAAAACCAAATTTGGAGATAGTAGAAGTAGAATCTTAA
- a CDS encoding RidA family protein: MAITDHLNALGIQIPPVPAALAAYIPSKHSGNLVFTSGQLPLVSGKLRKMGKVGKDLTLEEAKEEAKQCLLNALSALLLQISSLDQIKSIVKLGVYVASDENFTEQHLVANGASELVGQIFGEKGKHARFAIGVISLPLNASVELEMTVEVE, encoded by the coding sequence ATGGCTATTACGGATCATTTGAATGCACTTGGGATCCAAATCCCTCCTGTTCCTGCAGCACTTGCTGCCTATATTCCTTCTAAACATTCAGGAAATTTGGTGTTTACCTCAGGCCAACTCCCCCTAGTTTCCGGGAAGTTACGAAAAATGGGAAAAGTTGGAAAGGATCTCACGTTAGAAGAAGCAAAAGAAGAAGCCAAACAGTGTTTACTCAACGCACTTTCGGCTTTGTTATTGCAGATAAGCTCTCTAGACCAAATCAAATCAATTGTTAAACTTGGAGTTTATGTTGCAAGTGACGAAAACTTCACTGAACAACACTTAGTTGCCAATGGTGCTTCCGAACTTGTAGGTCAAATTTTTGGCGAAAAAGGAAAACATGCGAGATTTGCCATCGGTGTGATTTCTTTACCTCTCAATGCAAGTGTAGAATTAGAGATGACAGTTGAAGTGGAATGA
- a CDS encoding Hsp20/alpha crystallin family protein, whose protein sequence is MLFRILDPQTKTNQFWRDFDRLNDELTRSILNDQFGSSSHFPPVNVYTKEDEALVTCLLPGMDTDQIEINVKDNMLSIHGKKKPEDLAEGTEVHRREIFHGEFHRTLELPFRVNQDLVSAKYVNGVLNIHLPRREEDKPKKVSINIG, encoded by the coding sequence ATGTTATTTCGAATTCTAGACCCACAAACAAAAACTAACCAGTTTTGGAGAGACTTTGATCGTTTGAACGATGAGTTGACTCGTTCTATTTTGAATGATCAATTCGGAAGTTCTTCGCATTTTCCTCCTGTGAATGTGTACACAAAAGAGGATGAGGCACTAGTCACTTGCCTTTTGCCTGGTATGGACACAGACCAAATTGAAATCAATGTTAAAGACAATATGCTTTCCATCCATGGAAAGAAAAAACCTGAAGATTTAGCGGAAGGAACAGAAGTTCATCGCAGGGAAATTTTCCATGGTGAATTCCATAGAACTCTTGAACTTCCATTCCGAGTGAACCAAGACCTAGTTTCTGCAAAATACGTAAACGGTGTCTTAAACATCCACTTACCAAGAAGAGAAGAAGACAAACCGAAAAAAGTATCCATCAACATCGGATAA
- a CDS encoding Hsp20/alpha crystallin family protein: MNTLTTENKQTLDEKAGVKDVQPQVRVYSPNVDVYETENTILFRVEMPGVDETSVEITIEKDQLQLEGKFKMGAEEKGQVRLAEYKEGNYFRKFTISKAIDSEKAVAKMKNGILELSIPKIEPKKTKIEIRNS, from the coding sequence ATGAATACACTGACTACAGAAAATAAACAAACGTTAGATGAAAAGGCTGGAGTGAAAGATGTTCAACCACAAGTAAGGGTTTACTCTCCGAATGTAGATGTTTATGAAACTGAAAACACAATTTTATTCCGAGTGGAAATGCCTGGTGTTGATGAAACATCTGTTGAGATCACAATCGAAAAAGACCAACTCCAATTAGAAGGGAAATTCAAAATGGGAGCGGAAGAAAAAGGTCAGGTTCGACTTGCGGAATACAAAGAAGGTAACTATTTCCGAAAGTTTACCATTAGCAAAGCGATTGATTCTGAAAAAGCGGTTGCAAAAATGAAAAACGGAATTTTGGAACTTTCCATTCCTAAAATTGAACCGAAAAAAACAAAAATTGAAATTCGAAATTCTTAA
- the hisC gene encoding histidinol-phosphate transaminase, whose amino-acid sequence MASQENQFDPKLFVRKELQQFSPYTPGEQPGLTTSTIKLNTNENPYPPSPKIQKALEEVIEKGLLRKYPNYHARKLQELIANDYDLDPNQILVTNGSDEALRLLFQTFIGPGDMVVAPDPTYSYYPVLTEQMMVGAKYKAVPVLENLHFDFETLKKSEGKLLCFAHPNAPTGIEEPKEKLLDLICSFRGLVLSDEAYIDFTDASASLISEIKHHPNLLVSRTFSKSYALAGLRVGYIVGSLETISWIRKLKDSYNVGIIDQMIAETSYKDKEYFLEKRKLVISERSRLKTNLESLGFTIPDSSTNFLFCKPKSGISPEQLYLSLKEKNILIRYFSYGICKDFIRITIGTKEENDILFQSLNALV is encoded by the coding sequence ATGGCTTCACAAGAAAACCAATTTGACCCAAAGTTGTTTGTGAGAAAGGAACTCCAACAATTTTCTCCCTACACTCCGGGAGAACAACCAGGCCTTACCACTTCTACTATCAAGTTAAATACAAACGAAAATCCCTATCCTCCTTCACCAAAAATCCAAAAGGCTCTCGAAGAAGTGATCGAAAAGGGATTACTCCGTAAGTATCCCAATTACCATGCAAGGAAACTACAAGAACTCATCGCAAATGATTATGATTTGGACCCAAACCAAATCCTTGTGACCAATGGTTCGGATGAAGCCTTACGTTTGTTATTCCAAACCTTTATAGGTCCCGGTGATATGGTTGTAGCACCAGACCCAACCTATTCCTATTACCCAGTTCTTACCGAACAAATGATGGTGGGAGCGAAGTACAAAGCGGTTCCTGTCTTAGAAAATCTACATTTTGATTTTGAAACACTTAAAAAATCAGAAGGTAAGTTACTATGTTTTGCCCATCCAAATGCACCTACGGGCATCGAAGAACCGAAGGAAAAACTATTAGATCTGATTTGTTCCTTTCGTGGCCTTGTATTGTCAGATGAAGCATACATTGATTTTACGGATGCCAGCGCTAGTTTGATCTCTGAGATCAAACACCATCCAAACTTACTTGTTTCTAGAACTTTTTCTAAATCATATGCACTCGCTGGACTTCGTGTTGGTTACATTGTAGGTTCACTTGAAACCATTTCATGGATACGAAAACTCAAAGATTCTTATAATGTTGGAATCATTGACCAAATGATTGCAGAAACTTCTTATAAGGACAAAGAATATTTCTTAGAGAAACGAAAACTTGTTATTTCAGAACGTTCTCGCCTGAAGACCAATTTGGAATCCCTGGGATTTACCATCCCAGATTCTTCTACTAATTTTCTCTTCTGCAAACCAAAATCAGGGATTTCGCCTGAACAGTTATACCTTTCTTTAAAGGAAAAAAATATCCTCATCCGGTATTTTTCCTATGGAATTTGTAAGGATTTCATTCGAATTACAATTGGAACAAAGGAAGAAAATGATATCCTTTTCCAATCCCTGAATGCCTTAGTCTAA
- a CDS encoding 2-isopropylmalate synthase: MIWKEMEDYVRIFDTTLRDGEQCPGAAMSEDEKVEIAGHLARMKVDIIEAGFPVSSPVQFKAVERIAREIEGPTICGLARALRPDLEAARDALKPAKSKRIHTFIASSPIHMKHKLGKSPSEVLEMARIAVRMAKDFVPDVEFSPEDATRSEWEFLRELVEAVIEEGATTINIPDTVGYTTPQEYMDLFRFLKTKVKGADKVIFSAHCHNDLGLAVANSLATVLAGGRQIECTINGIGERAGNTAMEEVVMALKTRKDTFGVETNIDSTLITRGSHLVKTITGMVVQPNKAIVGANAFAHESGIHQDGVIKNRQTYEIMTPESVGLKSNRMVLGRHSGRAGFKDRIIRMGFDPKPEEIDNAYNRFLEIADKKKEVFDEDIAALFQSEISRSQVDETYRLISFEQNTGSDKTPYAKVNLQIKAETKVGEAKGDGPVDSIFKAISSVTGLSPLLSRLVISPVTEGTDAMAEASVTLEDGERRVVGKGDSTDIIEACAKAYINALNRL; encoded by the coding sequence ATGATCTGGAAGGAGATGGAAGATTACGTACGGATTTTTGATACGACTTTGAGGGATGGAGAGCAGTGCCCTGGTGCTGCTATGAGTGAAGATGAAAAAGTAGAAATTGCGGGTCACCTTGCTCGGATGAAAGTAGACATCATTGAAGCAGGATTCCCCGTTTCTTCCCCAGTCCAGTTCAAAGCCGTCGAAAGAATTGCACGTGAAATAGAAGGTCCTACCATTTGTGGTCTTGCACGTGCCCTCCGCCCTGATTTAGAAGCGGCAAGAGACGCCCTAAAACCTGCTAAATCCAAACGCATTCATACATTCATCGCTTCTTCTCCCATTCATATGAAACACAAACTCGGAAAATCACCTTCCGAAGTTTTAGAGATGGCAAGGATTGCCGTTCGAATGGCAAAAGACTTTGTCCCGGATGTTGAATTTTCACCAGAGGATGCAACAAGATCCGAATGGGAATTCTTACGTGAGTTAGTTGAGGCTGTGATCGAGGAAGGAGCAACTACCATCAACATCCCAGATACTGTTGGTTATACAACCCCTCAAGAATACATGGATTTGTTTCGATTTTTAAAAACAAAAGTGAAAGGTGCAGACAAAGTCATTTTTTCTGCGCATTGTCATAATGACCTTGGCCTTGCTGTTGCGAACTCCCTTGCTACTGTACTCGCGGGTGGACGCCAAATTGAATGTACCATCAATGGGATTGGAGAACGAGCAGGTAACACAGCCATGGAAGAAGTGGTCATGGCATTAAAAACGAGAAAGGATACCTTTGGTGTGGAAACAAATATTGACTCCACTCTCATCACACGTGGTTCTCATTTGGTAAAAACCATTACAGGTATGGTTGTACAACCTAACAAAGCGATCGTGGGAGCTAATGCATTTGCCCATGAATCAGGAATCCACCAAGATGGTGTGATCAAAAACCGACAAACCTATGAAATCATGACTCCAGAGTCAGTGGGTTTAAAATCCAACCGTATGGTACTTGGTCGTCATTCAGGTAGAGCTGGATTTAAAGACCGAATCATCCGTATGGGTTTTGATCCCAAACCAGAAGAAATTGACAATGCATACAATCGGTTTTTGGAAATTGCAGATAAAAAAAAGGAAGTTTTTGATGAAGACATTGCTGCCCTTTTCCAATCTGAGATTAGCCGATCCCAAGTGGATGAAACCTACCGCCTGATTTCTTTCGAACAAAATACTGGTTCCGACAAAACACCATACGCAAAGGTAAACTTACAAATCAAAGCTGAAACAAAAGTTGGGGAAGCAAAAGGTGATGGACCTGTTGATAGTATCTTCAAAGCCATAAGTTCTGTAACAGGACTTTCCCCACTCTTATCTCGCCTTGTGATCTCTCCCGTCACAGAAGGAACCGATGCGATGGCGGAAGCCTCTGTCACATTAGAAGACGGTGAACGTCGGGTTGTGGGCAAAGGCGATTCAACAGATATCATAGAAGCTTGTGCCAAGGCATACATCAATGCTTTGAATCGGTTGTAA
- a CDS encoding VOC family protein, producing MPEQNLSRNKTLNLYSVNLAGGENCSEPLHFYQSILGGKVLKESFGHAELELESGLRIVFSKETEHCPVRGGTLTLQVSQNELEDKMISHCQLVQAVPNQGYSLYEDRWGNWIWLYLAKN from the coding sequence ATGCCAGAACAAAATCTGTCTCGAAACAAAACGTTAAACCTCTACTCTGTCAATTTGGCTGGTGGAGAAAATTGTTCCGAACCATTGCACTTCTACCAATCCATTTTAGGTGGCAAAGTTCTGAAAGAAAGTTTTGGTCATGCGGAACTAGAATTGGAGTCTGGTTTACGAATTGTTTTTTCAAAAGAAACGGAACATTGCCCTGTGCGGGGAGGTACCCTCACACTCCAAGTGAGCCAAAATGAACTGGAAGACAAAATGATTTCCCATTGCCAATTGGTACAAGCCGTTCCAAACCAAGGGTATTCCTTATATGAAGACCGTTGGGGGAATTGGATCTGGCTTTATTTAGCTAAAAACTGA
- a CDS encoding glycerophosphodiester phosphodiesterase, with amino-acid sequence MFQPRSERLQSLLGNTPVNIGHRGARGLAPENTLVSFLVGSESTHYFELDTMLCGSGELVVIHDFTVDRTTDGEGKVAEIPYRQLAELDAGGFFSEDFEGEQIPTLSQIIQTLPEKTVFDIELKSEGKREEREDLAKAVVKLIRKFQLQNRIWVSSFDWELVDLVRKEEPEVLRGLLIEKGDSLNERYMEFEPDLILPHFSACSKEFVSKCNSESLLVIPYTPNTEEEWKSLIDAGVSGLITDFPDRLAQFLAK; translated from the coding sequence ATGTTTCAACCAAGGTCCGAACGTTTGCAATCTCTCCTCGGAAACACTCCTGTCAATATCGGACATAGAGGGGCAAGGGGCCTTGCTCCAGAGAATACGCTCGTATCCTTTCTTGTTGGATCAGAATCCACTCATTATTTTGAGTTGGATACCATGTTATGTGGATCGGGAGAACTGGTTGTCATCCATGATTTTACAGTCGACCGAACAACTGATGGAGAGGGAAAGGTTGCCGAGATCCCCTATCGTCAGTTAGCTGAACTGGATGCTGGTGGATTTTTCTCCGAGGATTTTGAAGGTGAACAAATTCCAACCTTATCTCAAATCATACAAACTTTGCCTGAAAAAACTGTGTTTGATATCGAACTGAAAAGTGAAGGCAAAAGGGAAGAACGAGAAGATTTAGCAAAAGCAGTTGTCAAACTCATCCGCAAGTTCCAATTACAAAATCGAATTTGGGTGAGTAGTTTTGATTGGGAACTTGTAGACTTAGTACGAAAAGAAGAACCTGAGGTTTTACGTGGACTACTCATTGAAAAAGGAGATTCGCTAAACGAACGTTACATGGAATTTGAACCAGATTTGATCCTTCCCCATTTTTCCGCTTGTTCCAAGGAATTTGTATCCAAGTGTAATTCTGAGTCTTTACTTGTGATTCCTTATACTCCCAATACAGAAGAAGAATGGAAATCTCTCATAGACGCAGGAGTATCGGGTCTTATCACTGACTTTCCCGATCGTTTGGCTCAGTTTTTAGCTAAATAA
- a CDS encoding queuosine precursor transporter, producing the protein MNALKQKPVILYTVLLSFFLTFLLLAELTGSKLFFAFGFTMTMGVIPFPVTFIITDLLNEYFGRKVVRATTFLGMLMIGFAYLLIVIDIQIPASPDSPIDDASFERVFANSGLVILGSIIAYVIGQMIDLHTFHFLRKKTKGKHIWLRATGSTVISQLIDSFVVIFIALGKYHPVPKLVSIASTNFLYKMGVAILITPVLYAIHIYIDRYLGTSLKEQMFKEAMEEEGYESSIQPG; encoded by the coding sequence ATGAATGCCTTAAAACAAAAACCGGTGATCCTTTATACTGTCCTACTCAGTTTTTTTCTTACTTTTTTACTGCTTGCGGAATTGACGGGTAGTAAATTATTTTTTGCCTTTGGGTTTACCATGACTATGGGTGTTATCCCATTTCCTGTTACGTTTATCATTACAGACTTACTCAATGAATATTTTGGGCGTAAGGTGGTGCGAGCCACAACCTTTCTTGGGATGCTCATGATTGGATTTGCCTACCTTCTCATCGTCATTGATATTCAAATCCCGGCAAGCCCTGATTCTCCCATTGATGATGCCTCCTTTGAACGAGTGTTTGCCAATTCAGGCCTTGTGATCCTTGGTTCCATCATCGCATACGTAATTGGCCAGATGATTGACTTACATACCTTTCATTTTTTACGAAAAAAAACAAAGGGAAAACACATTTGGTTACGGGCTACAGGTTCCACTGTGATTTCACAACTCATTGACTCCTTTGTCGTGATCTTCATTGCCCTTGGAAAGTACCACCCAGTACCAAAACTCGTATCGATTGCCAGTACCAATTTTTTATACAAAATGGGAGTTGCGATCCTCATCACACCTGTTTTGTATGCCATCCACATTTACATTGATCGTTACCTGGGTACGAGTTTAAAAGAACAAATGTTCAAAGAAGCGATGGAAGAAGAAGGGTATGAATCTTCCATCCAACCAGGGTAA
- a CDS encoding glycosyl hydrolase family 18 protein yields the protein MSESQSPNSPKRPLSNVAKYSLLFASWFFLSAISFYLGMNLMQNSGSTLVLKDLPKTGNTNPSVVEASTPSLGTPSEMETGEKKETKDPLTVEEEVVETSNFVPDENVSFRSSAWSTDWTAMKKTVHLYNEIHPFIYTMKGGLSNNGELISSWSSTSRKERVQELRALNPKVKIIPTIFRWENPKEKIQENIGMGGRSDIRDHHIQVIVNEIMTYGYDGIDIDYEGMSCDKKEKFEEFFALLAKEVHKKGKLISVAVHPKTPAEKSKKKELQCRGLSKPIHLDFRENWRGPTTHDYEFLAKHADRVKIMAYELHPRKYHNPGPGPQAPNVWLKDIITYAKKRVPTHKLYMAIPTYGYDWALNCKASAKAIYHSDAQRIKSGTHKNRQPTDINRILNEENKVASWRNLSKFSDIHKNRAYEDPSLWYTSGGCDRVAFYMNRRAFEEKMTLLRKYDLGGFSFWQLVTDNDPEINVYLSKLVQGQLPPVEKAKDEEEPKEETTIQNLESKEALKVSNSQSKSKTKTKQF from the coding sequence ATGTCTGAATCACAATCCCCTAATTCCCCCAAACGCCCACTCTCGAATGTGGCGAAGTATTCGTTATTATTTGCCTCTTGGTTCTTTTTATCTGCCATTTCGTTTTATTTGGGAATGAATCTCATGCAAAATTCAGGCTCCACACTGGTTTTGAAAGACCTTCCGAAAACGGGAAATACAAACCCAAGTGTAGTCGAAGCATCCACTCCATCTCTTGGCACTCCTTCTGAAATGGAGACGGGAGAGAAAAAAGAAACAAAAGATCCTCTCACTGTGGAAGAAGAAGTTGTGGAAACATCAAACTTCGTTCCAGATGAAAATGTAAGTTTTCGTTCTTCTGCTTGGTCCACTGATTGGACGGCGATGAAAAAAACAGTCCACCTCTATAATGAAATCCATCCGTTTATCTATACAATGAAAGGTGGGCTTTCCAATAACGGGGAACTCATTTCCAGTTGGTCAAGTACATCCCGAAAGGAACGAGTCCAAGAACTCCGTGCCTTAAATCCAAAAGTCAAAATCATCCCTACCATTTTCCGTTGGGAAAATCCAAAAGAAAAAATCCAAGAGAACATTGGTATGGGAGGACGAAGTGACATCCGTGACCACCACATCCAAGTGATTGTGAATGAAATCATGACCTATGGGTATGATGGAATCGACATCGACTACGAAGGGATGTCTTGTGATAAAAAAGAAAAGTTCGAAGAATTTTTTGCCCTTCTTGCCAAAGAAGTTCATAAAAAAGGAAAACTCATCTCTGTTGCAGTCCATCCAAAAACCCCAGCAGAAAAATCAAAAAAGAAAGAACTCCAATGCCGTGGACTCTCTAAACCAATCCACTTAGACTTCCGTGAAAACTGGAGAGGACCAACTACCCATGATTATGAATTCCTTGCTAAACACGCAGACCGTGTGAAAATTATGGCGTATGAACTCCACCCAAGGAAATACCATAACCCAGGTCCTGGTCCACAAGCACCTAACGTTTGGTTAAAAGACATCATCACTTACGCGAAAAAAAGGGTCCCAACCCACAAACTTTATATGGCGATTCCAACCTATGGGTATGACTGGGCTCTCAATTGTAAGGCATCTGCGAAAGCAATTTACCATTCTGATGCACAAAGGATTAAATCCGGTACCCATAAAAACCGCCAACCCACTGATATCAACCGGATCTTAAATGAAGAAAATAAAGTGGCAAGTTGGAGAAACTTATCGAAGTTTTCGGACATTCATAAAAACCGAGCATATGAAGATCCATCCTTATGGTATACAAGTGGTGGTTGTGACCGAGTTGCATTTTACATGAACAGACGTGCCTTTGAAGAAAAAATGACCCTTCTTCGTAAGTATGATTTGGGTGGATTTTCGTTCTGGCAACTAGTGACGGATAATGACCCAGAAATCAATGTGTATTTGAGTAAACTCGTACAAGGCCAACTTCCACCCGTGGAAAAGGCAAAAGACGAAGAGGAACCAAAGGAAGAAACAACGATCCAAAATTTGGAATCAAAAGAAGCTCTGAAAGTTTCCAATTCACAATCTAAATCCAAAACTAAAACAAAACAGTTTTAA
- a CDS encoding L-threonylcarbamoyladenylate synthase, whose amino-acid sequence MKTLISSDVRLLADLIRKGGVVVFPTETVFGIGASSFNEEACKRIYKIKGRPSDNPLIAHFSTIEAIKSVCDVSEVAERLLCEFAPGPITLVLPKKNLKVFPKELPTLGVRIPKNPIIREWIEECGSPISAPSANLSGRPSLTRMADVLRYFDGIVDGILVTEEPSLGIESTVVGLFEDPPVLLRPGSIESNELKRLIPNLVLPNSITERGEFVPPSPGMKYKHYSPKANVKLLPSETFVSKFLQCGNNSDTAWIGFSFAPAEGHDNPTHQFHPTRVKLVSSNWEYSSALYAFFEACDQLGIEAIYCEEPKEETGKEGLLNRLQKASEGN is encoded by the coding sequence ATGAAAACACTTATCTCTTCGGATGTTCGTTTGCTTGCGGACCTCATCCGAAAGGGAGGAGTGGTTGTTTTTCCCACAGAGACAGTTTTCGGGATCGGTGCGTCTAGTTTTAACGAAGAGGCTTGCAAACGAATCTACAAAATCAAAGGAAGACCCAGTGACAACCCTCTCATCGCTCATTTTTCTACGATAGAAGCCATCAAATCTGTCTGTGATGTGAGTGAAGTTGCAGAACGATTGTTATGCGAGTTTGCACCAGGACCCATTACACTTGTCCTTCCTAAAAAAAATTTAAAAGTCTTTCCAAAAGAGTTACCAACCCTTGGAGTGCGGATTCCCAAAAACCCAATCATCCGTGAGTGGATTGAGGAATGTGGCTCACCAATCTCTGCTCCTTCAGCCAATTTATCGGGGAGACCGTCTCTGACTCGCATGGCTGATGTCCTGCGTTATTTTGATGGGATTGTGGATGGAATTTTAGTGACTGAGGAACCAAGTTTAGGAATTGAATCTACTGTGGTTGGATTGTTTGAAGATCCTCCTGTTTTGTTACGGCCAGGTTCCATTGAGTCAAATGAGCTCAAGCGATTGATCCCAAATTTAGTTTTGCCAAATTCAATTACGGAAAGAGGAGAGTTTGTTCCACCGAGTCCAGGGATGAAATACAAACACTATTCTCCCAAAGCGAACGTGAAACTCCTTCCTTCCGAAACATTCGTTTCGAAGTTTCTCCAATGTGGGAACAATTCCGACACTGCTTGGATTGGGTTTTCCTTCGCACCTGCAGAGGGTCACGACAATCCGACTCATCAATTCCATCCCACTCGAGTGAAACTTGTTTCTTCCAACTGGGAATACAGCTCGGCTCTCTATGCTTTTTTTGAAGCTTGTGACCAACTGGGTATAGAAGCCATCTATTGTGAAGAACCAAAGGAGGAGACAGGCAAAGAAGGCCTTCTCAATCGTTTGCAGAAAGCCTCAGAAGGGAACTAA